A DNA window from Thiothrix subterranea contains the following coding sequences:
- the corA gene encoding magnesium/cobalt transporter CorA has protein sequence METFGKRYHPPGTPPGTLTRHSTSDTTHIRLFEYDAENFSETPSPTAQQCQHAQQNTLVDWLDVTNVNDPIAIRELGETFGLHPLALEDILNSGQRPKIDFHEHHAFLILNLPHLIDDDIVLEQVSVFIGNGHLLSFCSGKGAAFEPVRQRLRQGFGRIRTRGVEYLLYTLVDVVIDSAFPLLEDIGEQIEALEDRVLENPDKAILNTLHQLKRDLLLLRRALWPQREVISRLIQHDAELVNATMRPYFSDCYDHAVQIIDLIETYREMLSGMLDIYLSSLSNRMNDIMRVLTVVGTIFIPLTFIVGVYGMNFRVMPELQWEYGYFVIWAVMLALAIGMLAAFKWRNWL, from the coding sequence ATGGAAACCTTCGGCAAACGCTATCACCCACCCGGCACACCGCCAGGTACGCTGACCCGGCACAGCACCAGCGACACCACCCACATTCGCCTGTTTGAATACGACGCTGAAAACTTCAGCGAAACCCCCTCCCCCACAGCGCAGCAATGCCAACACGCGCAACAAAACACCCTAGTCGATTGGCTGGATGTCACCAACGTGAATGATCCCATTGCTATCCGTGAATTGGGGGAAACCTTTGGGCTACATCCCTTGGCACTGGAAGATATTCTCAATAGCGGGCAACGCCCCAAAATCGACTTCCACGAACACCACGCTTTTTTGATCCTCAATCTGCCCCACCTGATTGATGATGACATTGTATTGGAACAAGTCAGCGTGTTCATCGGCAATGGGCATTTACTGAGTTTTTGCAGCGGCAAAGGGGCAGCCTTTGAGCCGGTACGCCAACGCTTACGGCAAGGTTTTGGGCGCATTCGTACCCGTGGCGTGGAATATTTGTTGTACACATTGGTGGACGTAGTGATCGACTCCGCGTTCCCACTATTAGAAGACATCGGGGAACAAATTGAAGCGCTGGAAGATCGGGTATTGGAAAACCCGGATAAAGCCATACTCAACACTCTGCACCAACTCAAGCGCGATCTTTTGCTATTACGCCGCGCCTTATGGCCGCAACGCGAAGTCATTAGCCGCTTGATTCAACACGACGCAGAATTAGTCAATGCCACCATGCGCCCGTATTTCAGCGACTGTTACGACCACGCGGTACAAATCATCGACTTAATCGAAACCTACCGCGAAATGCTCAGCGGTATGTTGGATATTTACCTTTCCAGCCTGAGTAACCGGATGAATGACATTATGCGCGTACTCACCGTGGTGGGGACGATTTTCATCCCCCTGACTTTCATCGTCGGCGTTTACGGCATGAATTTTCGGGTGATGCCAGAGTTACAGTGGGAGTATGGCTACTTCGTCATCTGGGCAGTTATGCTGGCACTCGCTATCGGAATGCTCGCGGCATTCAAATGGCGCAACTGGTTGTAA
- a CDS encoding lysozyme inhibitor LprI family protein, whose translation MRYVLAVAVAVMVALPVQAKTAQDTIELTTESCLTTNDSTAGMLECFSRAEKEWDTELNRVYKALQSQLKPAAQDALKQAQRAWMAQRDKEFELINAIHQQMDGTMWIAVMAGERADVVKTRALALQDYLDLLTEGAQ comes from the coding sequence ATGCGATACGTGTTAGCGGTGGCAGTTGCGGTAATGGTTGCCTTGCCGGTGCAAGCGAAAACGGCTCAAGATACGATTGAGCTGACCACGGAAAGTTGTCTGACGACCAACGATTCCACCGCCGGGATGTTGGAATGTTTTAGCCGTGCTGAAAAAGAGTGGGATACGGAACTCAACCGCGTCTACAAAGCCTTGCAAAGTCAACTCAAGCCAGCAGCACAAGATGCGCTCAAACAAGCACAACGCGCATGGATGGCGCAGCGTGATAAGGAATTTGAGCTAATCAATGCGATCCACCAGCAAATGGATGGCACAATGTGGATTGCGGTGATGGCAGGCGAACGTGCTGATGTGGTCAAAACACGGGCGTTGGCTTTACAGGATTATCTGGATTTGCTGACCGAAGGGGCGCAATAA
- a CDS encoding SPOR domain-containing protein, translating to MYQLLIVLLLLNASVFTWNAVLSPDAQEVRPALIEPTIPALELRQDVDDVVYSSATAGTQSSCYSIGPYNSEKAAKLVADKVRAFGLDAAIRKKSRMQTLNFFVYIPPSPDYAQAEQTAQDIAKNDVRDVQIITQGPYQNAISLGSFTNLNKAKRHAEYIRYLGYDAQYTEQQASLDVFWVDYDEPFGSNAPVQAWSVAIDLTSEVQRIPRACR from the coding sequence ATGTACCAGTTGTTGATTGTGCTGTTATTGCTGAATGCATCCGTGTTCACTTGGAATGCGGTGCTATCGCCGGATGCGCAGGAGGTTCGCCCGGCTTTGATTGAGCCAACCATCCCCGCACTGGAATTGCGTCAAGATGTGGATGACGTGGTGTACAGCAGCGCCACTGCCGGTACGCAAAGCAGTTGTTACAGCATCGGCCCGTATAACAGCGAGAAAGCGGCGAAGTTGGTGGCGGATAAAGTGCGTGCTTTTGGGCTGGATGCGGCGATACGCAAAAAGAGTCGGATGCAGACCCTGAACTTTTTCGTGTACATTCCGCCCTCACCTGATTACGCGCAAGCGGAACAAACCGCGCAAGATATTGCCAAAAATGATGTACGCGATGTGCAAATTATCACCCAAGGGCCGTATCAAAATGCGATTTCACTCGGTTCTTTCACTAATTTAAACAAAGCGAAACGCCACGCTGAATACATCCGTTATTTGGGGTATGACGCGCAATACACCGAACAACAAGCCTCTCTCGATGTTTTTTGGGTGGATTATGACGAGCCATTCGGTAGCAATGCCCCGGTGCAGGCGTGGAGTGTCGCCATCGATTTAACCTCTGAAGTGCAACGCATTCCTCGTGCTTGCCGCTAA
- a CDS encoding type III pantothenate kinase — protein sequence MVMVLLVDAGNSRLKWSELDAGGKPSAQQAMAYGERPALAAFLDLLDAYPAVAHITLVHVLTHLFADSVQEACAQRGIHLHSVRSLARAYGIRNGYQQPTALGADRFVGLVAAQHLAAGKASIVIDCGTAITVDALEQDGRHLGGLILPGLQLSAEALIARAQGRLTLSFEQPTIVADSTGRAIGSGCLFGVIGAIEGICTRMQQTLSTPVVRILTGGDAEYLRSWLHGDYLLHPDLLMQGLAYITEQEACTSC from the coding sequence ATGGTCATGGTGTTGCTGGTAGATGCAGGCAATTCACGCCTGAAATGGTCGGAGCTGGATGCAGGTGGAAAACCTTCTGCCCAGCAAGCAATGGCTTATGGCGAACGTCCTGCGTTGGCGGCGTTTTTGGATTTGTTGGATGCTTATCCTGCCGTGGCTCATATCACCTTGGTGCATGTATTGACACATTTGTTTGCGGACAGTGTGCAAGAAGCGTGTGCGCAACGCGGTATTCATCTGCACAGTGTGCGTTCCTTGGCGCGTGCGTATGGCATTCGCAATGGCTATCAGCAACCGACGGCATTGGGAGCAGACCGGTTTGTCGGTTTGGTGGCAGCACAGCACTTAGCGGCAGGTAAAGCCAGTATCGTGATTGATTGCGGTACGGCGATTACGGTGGATGCGCTGGAACAAGACGGGCGGCATTTGGGTGGTTTGATTTTGCCAGGTTTGCAGTTGTCGGCAGAGGCGCTGATTGCACGGGCGCAAGGCAGGCTTACCTTGTCGTTTGAACAACCGACGATTGTGGCAGACAGTACCGGCAGGGCGATTGGCAGCGGTTGCTTGTTTGGGGTGATCGGTGCGATTGAAGGCATTTGCACGCGGATGCAGCAAACCTTGTCTACTCCTGTGGTGCGAATTTTGACGGGTGGTGATGCGGAATATTTACGCTCATGGCTGCACGGGGATTATCTATTGCATCCCGATTTGCTGATGCAGGGCTTGGCTTATATTACGGAGCAGGAAGCATGTACCAGTTGTTGA
- a CDS encoding biotin--[acetyl-CoA-carboxylase] ligase, with protein MSRTEPFEPLRASEIRRQLSTGVLWSLDEIYVFPELESTNAWALQHGVCGDVCVADQQTAGRGRRGREWQSPAGMNVYLSVRWCFKPVPEHLPLLSLVTGLAVADALEDCAIHGHGLKWPNDVYYDGKKLGGILLEAVGSLKDVVIGIGLNVNMLPESGAAIDQPWTSLQQIRGEPVERHALIVAILQRLIPRLKAFPRLDMAQFQQDWQRRDLLQGREVLVQSGTETLQGLASGIDNRGQLKITLYDGSIKNLSSADVSVRLGI; from the coding sequence ATGTCACGCACTGAACCGTTTGAACCGTTACGTGCCAGTGAAATTCGCCGTCAACTCAGCACCGGGGTGCTGTGGTCATTGGATGAGATTTACGTATTCCCTGAATTGGAATCCACCAATGCTTGGGCATTGCAGCACGGTGTTTGTGGGGATGTGTGCGTGGCTGATCAGCAAACTGCCGGGCGTGGTCGCCGTGGGCGCGAATGGCAATCCCCCGCAGGCATGAATGTGTACCTATCGGTACGTTGGTGTTTTAAGCCAGTGCCGGAACATTTGCCGCTGTTGAGTCTGGTCACGGGGTTGGCTGTCGCCGATGCGCTCGAAGATTGTGCAATTCACGGGCACGGTCTGAAATGGCCGAACGATGTGTACTATGATGGCAAGAAGTTGGGTGGTATTTTGCTGGAAGCGGTCGGTTCGTTGAAAGATGTGGTGATCGGCATTGGTTTGAATGTGAATATGTTGCCGGAATCCGGTGCGGCTATCGATCAGCCCTGGACAAGCTTGCAGCAGATTCGTGGCGAACCGGTGGAGCGCCATGCCTTGATAGTGGCGATTTTGCAGCGCTTGATTCCACGTTTGAAAGCGTTTCCCCGCTTGGATATGGCGCAATTCCAGCAGGATTGGCAGCGCCGCGATTTATTGCAAGGACGCGAGGTGTTGGTGCAAAGTGGCACAGAAACCCTGCAAGGGCTTGCATCAGGTATTGATAATCGCGGACAATTGAAAATCACTTTATATGATGGATCAATAAAAAATCTATCGTCGGCGGATGTTTCGGTGCGATTGGGAATATAA
- a CDS encoding MFS transporter produces the protein MKNLSPGVKPPYGRLSAFYFAYFAALGVFVPYWTVYLKNIAGFSPAQIGELMAVFMATKIVAPFIWGWLADHTGERLRIIRVASFLSVVCFTGVYWQHSFGWMAVVMASFGFFWNASLPQFEALTLNHLGSDVQRYSRIRLWGSVGFIVMVASLPSVLAEHNVALVVDALLLLFVGIWLATWLVQDKPHAAHTLPASRLREVLRHPAVWVLLLACALQQASHGAYYTFFSIYLEDHGYSRQFTGWMWALGVLAEVGLFVVMHRLIGRFGASRLFVLALLLTALRWVVLGTWADNVAVLMVSQLFHAATYGLFHAAAIHLVHHQFPGKLQGRGQALYSGLSYGLGGAMGSLLSGYAWEYWGAAPTFYAAAGIAALSWLLALIYVREEAHVTH, from the coding sequence ATGAAGAACCTCTCCCCCGGAGTAAAGCCGCCTTATGGGCGGCTTTCGGCTTTCTACTTCGCCTATTTTGCGGCACTCGGTGTGTTTGTGCCGTATTGGACGGTGTATCTGAAAAACATTGCCGGATTTTCACCGGCGCAAATCGGTGAATTGATGGCGGTGTTTATGGCAACCAAGATTGTTGCACCGTTCATTTGGGGCTGGTTGGCGGATCATACGGGGGAGCGCTTGCGAATTATTCGTGTGGCGAGTTTCCTATCAGTCGTGTGTTTCACCGGGGTGTATTGGCAGCACAGTTTTGGCTGGATGGCGGTGGTCATGGCGAGTTTTGGGTTTTTCTGGAATGCGTCATTGCCGCAATTCGAGGCGTTGACCCTGAACCATTTGGGCAGTGATGTTCAGCGTTACAGCCGGATTCGTTTGTGGGGGTCGGTGGGCTTTATTGTGATGGTGGCAAGTTTGCCGTCGGTGTTGGCGGAGCATAATGTGGCGTTGGTGGTGGATGCGCTATTGCTGTTGTTCGTCGGCATTTGGTTGGCGACTTGGTTGGTGCAGGATAAGCCACACGCGGCGCATACTTTGCCTGCCAGTCGGTTGCGGGAGGTGTTGCGGCATCCAGCAGTGTGGGTATTGTTGCTGGCATGTGCATTGCAACAGGCGAGTCATGGCGCTTATTACACGTTTTTCAGCATTTATTTGGAAGATCACGGCTATTCGCGCCAGTTTACCGGGTGGATGTGGGCGTTGGGGGTGTTGGCTGAAGTTGGGTTGTTTGTGGTCATGCATCGGCTGATTGGGCGCTTTGGGGCAAGCCGGTTGTTTGTGTTGGCGTTGCTGCTGACTGCGTTGCGCTGGGTGGTGTTGGGAACCTGGGCGGATAATGTGGCGGTGTTGATGGTGTCGCAGTTGTTTCATGCGGCAACTTATGGCTTGTTTCATGCGGCGGCTATCCACTTGGTGCATCATCAATTTCCGGGGAAATTACAGGGCAGGGGGCAAGCTTTGTATTCTGGGCTAAGCTATGGATTGGGGGGCGCAATGGGCAGTTTGCTCAGTGGTTATGCGTGGGAATATTGGGGCGCAGCACCAACTTTTTACGCAGCAGCAGGCATTGCGGCACTCAGTTGGTTATTGGCATTGATTTATGTACGGGAGGAAGCCCATGTCACGCACTGA
- the aroC gene encoding chorismate synthase, with product MSGNTFGKLFSVTSFGESHGPAIGCIVDGCPPGLALTASDIQIDLDRRKPGQSRHTTQRREADEVQILSGVFEGKTTGTTIALLIHNTDQRSKDYGDIMDRFRPGHADYTYYKKYGFRDYRGGGRSSARETAMRVAAGSIAKKWLLERYGVVIRGYLSQLGPIVAEALDWDEIANNPFFCPDASKVQPMEDYMDALRKEGNSVGAKITTVASNVPPGWGEPIFDRLDADIAHAMMSINAAKGVEIGAGFACVAQKGTEHRDEITMQGFLSNHSGGVLGGISSGQEIIVHTAFKPTSSMRLPGRSVNLDGEAVEVITKGRHDPCVGIRATPICEAMLAITLMDHALRHRGQNADVTTDLPDIPASA from the coding sequence ATGTCAGGAAATACTTTTGGAAAACTGTTTTCCGTGACCTCATTCGGTGAGAGTCACGGCCCCGCAATCGGTTGCATCGTGGATGGCTGCCCGCCCGGACTCGCCCTCACTGCAAGCGATATTCAAATTGACCTTGATCGGCGCAAGCCGGGGCAAAGTCGCCACACCACCCAGCGGCGCGAAGCTGACGAGGTGCAAATCCTATCGGGCGTGTTCGAGGGTAAAACCACGGGTACAACGATTGCGCTGCTCATCCACAACACGGATCAGCGTTCTAAGGATTACGGCGATATTATGGATCGCTTCCGCCCCGGTCACGCCGATTACACGTATTACAAAAAATACGGCTTCCGCGATTACCGTGGGGGAGGGCGTTCATCTGCCCGCGAAACCGCAATGCGTGTCGCTGCCGGGTCGATTGCCAAAAAGTGGTTGCTGGAACGTTACGGCGTGGTGATTCGCGGCTATTTGTCGCAACTTGGCCCCATCGTTGCAGAAGCCTTAGATTGGGATGAAATCGCCAATAACCCGTTCTTCTGCCCCGATGCCAGCAAAGTGCAGCCGATGGAAGATTACATGGATGCGTTGCGCAAAGAAGGCAATTCCGTCGGTGCGAAAATCACCACGGTAGCATCCAACGTACCACCCGGTTGGGGTGAACCGATTTTCGACCGGTTGGATGCGGACATTGCGCACGCGATGATGTCGATCAATGCAGCGAAGGGCGTGGAAATCGGTGCGGGTTTCGCTTGCGTGGCGCAAAAAGGCACAGAGCACCGCGATGAAATTACCATGCAAGGCTTCCTCAGTAACCATTCTGGCGGCGTATTGGGCGGCATTTCGTCGGGGCAGGAAATCATTGTGCATACCGCGTTCAAGCCGACCTCCAGTATGCGTTTGCCGGGGCGTAGTGTGAATCTGGATGGTGAAGCGGTGGAAGTGATTACCAAAGGTCGCCATGATCCGTGCGTGGGGATTCGTGCTACCCCGATTTGCGAGGCAATGCTGGCGATTACGCTGATGGATCATGCGTTGCGGCATCGCGGGCAGAATGCGGATGTGACGACGGATTTACCGGATATTCCAGCGTCAGCATGA
- a CDS encoding metal-dependent hydrolase gives MADNSTHHLAAVATGIGVAAVSSIVAPQLGWEVIGIVALSGYVGGLLPDIDDTQSTGFKVVQQLSRLAAIIVPSIQFVYRPTDLLLAIPVALFMVSRFWDVLSQIMKRGGHTHSAIAAVCLSLGVAWVAYLTVGAAAALPAFLASSTSYLLHLLLDDLDNTRFVETQTGMRPALTPIGRGRAVEFYSILAIGFVSFFALWGF, from the coding sequence ATGGCTGATAACAGCACACACCATTTAGCAGCAGTGGCAACCGGCATCGGTGTCGCAGCGGTATCGTCCATCGTCGCACCACAACTGGGCTGGGAAGTTATCGGCATCGTCGCCTTGAGCGGTTACGTCGGCGGTTTACTGCCGGATATTGATGATACGCAATCCACCGGTTTCAAGGTGGTACAACAACTGAGCCGCTTAGCCGCCATCATCGTACCCAGCATTCAATTTGTTTACCGCCCGACGGATTTATTGCTGGCAATCCCGGTTGCGTTATTCATGGTGTCACGCTTTTGGGACGTGTTAAGCCAAATTATGAAACGCGGCGGGCATACACATTCTGCGATTGCGGCGGTGTGTCTCTCGCTGGGCGTGGCGTGGGTTGCTTATTTGACCGTGGGGGCAGCAGCGGCACTTCCGGCATTTTTAGCGTCTAGCACCAGTTATTTGCTGCATTTATTGCTGGATGATCTCGACAATACCCGCTTTGTGGAAACACAAACAGGAATGCGCCCAGCCTTGACCCCTATCGGACGCGGGCGTGCCGTTGAATTTTACAGCATTCTGGCGATTGGATTTGTCAGCTTTTTTGCGCTGTGGGGTTTCTAA